Proteins from a single region of Apium graveolens cultivar Ventura chromosome 7, ASM990537v1, whole genome shotgun sequence:
- the LOC141674771 gene encoding uncharacterized protein LOC141674771: protein MASMIQPHIPKLTVTNYGNWSIQMKVLLGSYDNWEIVENWFNEPIDTAAEAALPNAEKTALKEIRKKDKKALYTIIQGVDESTFEKISNAKMAKDAWEILQKSFQGVEKVKKVRLQILRGEFENLKMKSSENIGEFVTGFKTVINEMKRNGESFDDVRVMEKLLRSLTRKFDYVVTSIEESKDLSTISIDELVGSLQAHEQRMNQYDDVSHLEKELQSKVSIGDSSGSSSSARGRGGFRGGYHGGRGRERQSFNRGQNSEGYQPSVRGQNFRGRGRGSYQQRGDKSQYQCYNCNKYGHFSYE, encoded by the coding sequence ATGGCGAGCATGATACAACCACACATTCCTAAGTTGACGGTGACAAATTACGGGAATTGGAGTATCCAAATGAAGGTGTTACTCGGTTCTTACGATAATTGGGAAATTGTCGAAAATTGGTTTAACGAGCCCATTGATACAGCCGCTGAAGCAGCACTTCCAAATGCCGAAAAGACGGCGTTAAAGGAGATCCggaaaaaagataaaaaggcgTTGTACACAATTATTCAAGGTGTTGATGAATCAACCTTTGAAAAAATTTCAAATGCAAAAATGGCGAAAGACGCGTGGGAGATTCTGCAGAAATCATTCCAGGGTGTCGAGAAAGTCAAAAAGGTTCGGCTCCAAATACTACGTGGTGAGTTCGAAAATTTGAAGATGAAGAGTTCcgaaaatattggtgaatttgttacgGGTTTTAAAACGGTGATAAATGAGATGAAAAGAAATGGGGAAAGTTTCGATGATGTTCGGGTCATGGAAAAGTTGCTCCGTTCATTAACAAGAAAATTTGATTATGTTGTTACTTCTATCGAAGAGTCAAAAGACTTATCCACGATTTCTATTGATGAGCTCGTAGGTTCTCTTCAAGCCCACGAGCAGAGaatgaaccagtatgatgatgTAAGCCATTTGGAAAAGGAGTTGCAAAGTAAGGTGTCCATTGGTGACAGTTCTGGCAGTAGCAGTTCTGCACGTGGCAGAGGTGGCTTTAGAGGTGGCTACCATGGTGGACGAGGACGAGAAAGGCAGTCCTTCAATAGAGGCCAGAATTCTGAAGGGTATCAGCCATCTGTTCGTGGTCAAAATTTTAGAGGCCGAGGACGAGGCAGTTATCAACAACGAGGTGATAAGTCTCAATATCAATGCTATAATTGTAATAAATATGGCCATTTCAGTTATGAGTGA